Proteins from one Enterobacter bugandensis genomic window:
- a CDS encoding LytR/AlgR family response regulator transcription factor, with product MKVIIVEDEFLAQQELTWLIKTHSQMEIVGTFDDGLDVLKFLQHNRVDAIFLDINIPSLDGVLLAQNINQFAHKPFIVFVTAWKEHAVEAFELEAFDYILKPYQESRIVSMLQKLEAAWQQQSAPATASPTIRENDTINLVKDERIIVTPVNDIYYAEAHEKMTFVYTRRESYVMAMNITEFCSKLPAAHFFRCHRSFCVNLNKIREIEPWFNNTYILRLKDLDFQVPVSRSKVKEFRQLMHL from the coding sequence ATGAAAGTCATCATCGTTGAAGATGAATTCCTGGCTCAACAGGAACTAACCTGGCTTATCAAAACCCACAGCCAGATGGAGATTGTGGGTACGTTTGATGATGGTCTGGACGTGCTGAAGTTTCTGCAGCATAACCGGGTTGACGCGATTTTTCTGGATATCAATATTCCCTCGCTGGACGGCGTGCTGCTGGCGCAAAATATCAATCAGTTTGCCCATAAGCCGTTTATTGTGTTCGTTACCGCATGGAAAGAGCATGCCGTAGAAGCCTTCGAGCTGGAGGCATTTGACTATATTCTGAAGCCTTACCAGGAGTCGCGAATTGTCAGCATGCTGCAAAAGCTGGAGGCCGCATGGCAGCAACAGAGCGCTCCGGCTACCGCCAGCCCGACGATACGGGAAAACGACACCATTAATCTGGTCAAAGATGAGCGCATCATCGTGACCCCGGTCAACGATATCTACTACGCCGAAGCGCACGAAAAGATGACGTTTGTCTATACGCGGCGGGAATCGTATGTCATGGCGATGAACATTACCGAATTCTGCAGCAAGCTTCCGGCAGCCCACTTTTTCCGCTGCCACCGTTCGTTTTGCGTCAATTTAAACAAGATCCGCGAGATTGAACCGTGGTTTAACAACACCTATATTTTGCGCCTTAAGGATTTGGATTTTCAGGTGCCGGTGAGCCGCAGCAAAGTGAAAGAATTCCGCCAGCTGATGCACCTGTAA
- a CDS encoding sensor histidine kinase, with the protein MHEIFTMLLAVFDRAALMLICLFFLIRIRLFRELLHKSAHSPKELLAVTAIFSLFALFSTWSGVPVEGSLVNVRIIAVMSGGILFGPWVGVITGVIAGTHRYLIDIGGVTAVPCFITSIIAGVLSGWIGRKIPKKQRWRAGIAAGMVCETLTMVLVVVWAPTTALGLDIVSKIGIPMILGSVCIGFIVLLVQSVEGEKEASAARQAKLALDIANKTLPLFRHVNAESLRQVCEIIRHDIHADAVAITNIDHVLAYVGVGEHNYRDSDDTISPTTRQAINYGKIIIKNNDEAHRTPEIHSMLVIPLWEKGVVTGTLKIYYCHAHQITSTLQEMAIGLSQIISTQLEVSRAEQLREMANKAELRALQSKINPHFLFNALNAISSSIRLNPDTARQLIFNLSRYLRYNIELKDDEQIDIKKELYQIKDYIAIEQARFGDKLTVIYDIDEEVNCVIPSLLIQPLVENAIVHGIQPCKGKGVVTISITESGNRVRIAVRDTGHGIDPKVIERVESNEMPGNKIGLLNVHHRVKLLYGDGLHIHRLEPGTEIAFYVPNERSPVHAATSLLPQGE; encoded by the coding sequence GTGCACGAGATATTCACTATGCTGCTGGCGGTTTTTGACCGTGCGGCATTAATGCTGATTTGCCTGTTCTTCCTGATTCGCATTCGCCTGTTTCGCGAGCTTTTGCATAAATCCGCACACTCGCCGAAAGAGCTGCTGGCCGTTACCGCCATCTTTTCTCTGTTCGCACTGTTTAGCACCTGGTCCGGGGTGCCGGTAGAGGGTTCGCTGGTTAACGTGCGCATTATCGCCGTCATGTCCGGCGGAATTTTGTTTGGCCCGTGGGTGGGTGTCATCACCGGCGTGATTGCCGGGACCCATCGCTACCTGATTGATATCGGTGGCGTAACGGCAGTGCCATGCTTTATCACCAGCATTATCGCCGGGGTGCTTTCCGGCTGGATCGGCCGTAAGATCCCAAAAAAACAGCGCTGGCGCGCCGGGATTGCTGCGGGCATGGTGTGCGAAACGCTGACCATGGTCCTTGTCGTCGTCTGGGCCCCCACCACCGCGCTGGGGCTGGATATCGTCTCGAAAATCGGTATTCCTATGATCCTGGGCAGCGTCTGCATCGGTTTTATCGTGCTGCTGGTACAGAGCGTTGAAGGGGAAAAAGAGGCCAGCGCCGCCCGTCAGGCCAAGCTGGCGCTGGATATTGCCAACAAAACGCTGCCGCTCTTTCGCCACGTTAACGCGGAGTCGCTGCGCCAGGTCTGCGAGATCATCCGCCACGACATTCACGCTGACGCCGTCGCCATCACCAATATCGACCACGTGCTGGCCTACGTAGGCGTTGGAGAACACAACTATCGCGACAGTGATGACACCATTAGTCCGACCACCAGACAGGCGATTAACTACGGAAAAATCATCATTAAAAACAATGATGAAGCTCACCGAACGCCGGAAATTCACTCGATGCTGGTGATCCCGCTATGGGAAAAAGGCGTTGTGACGGGCACGCTGAAAATTTATTACTGCCACGCGCATCAGATCACCTCCACGCTGCAGGAGATGGCCATTGGCCTGTCGCAGATTATCTCTACTCAGCTTGAGGTCTCCCGGGCAGAACAGCTGCGTGAGATGGCAAATAAGGCAGAGCTGCGCGCGCTGCAGAGCAAAATTAATCCCCATTTCCTGTTTAACGCGCTCAACGCTATCTCCTCTTCCATTCGTTTGAATCCGGACACCGCGCGCCAGCTGATTTTTAACCTGTCGCGCTATCTGCGCTACAACATCGAACTGAAAGATGACGAGCAGATAGACATTAAAAAAGAGCTTTATCAGATCAAAGACTATATCGCGATTGAGCAGGCGCGCTTTGGCGACAAGCTCACGGTGATTTACGATATTGATGAAGAGGTCAATTGCGTGATCCCGAGCCTGCTGATCCAGCCGCTGGTTGAAAACGCGATTGTTCACGGTATTCAGCCCTGTAAAGGCAAAGGGGTGGTCACCATCAGCATCACCGAAAGCGGCAACCGGGTGCGAATTGCGGTGCGCGATACCGGCCACGGGATTGACCCAAAAGTCATTGAGCGCGTGGAGTCTAACGAGATGCCCGGGAATAAAATCGGGCTGCTGAACGTGCACCACAGAGTCAAGCTTCTCTACGGCGACGGGCTGCATATTCATCGTCTTGAACCAGGCACTGAAATCGCTTTTTACGTCCCGAATGAGCGCTCCCCTGTTCATGCGGCGACATCTTTATTACCTCAGGGTGAGTAA
- the lpxP gene encoding kdo(2)-lipid IV(A) palmitoleoyltransferase encodes MLSQSKFQRAFLHPRYWFTWFGLGVLWLLVQLPYPVLRMLGSKLGSASRYFLKRRESIARKNIELCFPQYNAEEREKLISENFKSIGMALLETGMAWFWPDERVRKWFDVEGLDNLKRAQLQKRGVMVVGVHFMSLELGGRVMGLCQPMMATYRPHNSALMEWVQTRGRMRSNKAMISRNNLRGMVGALKKGEAVWFAPDQDYGRKGSSFAPFFAVKDVATTNGTFVISRLSGASMLTVTMVRKADKSGYRLHISPEMANYPENECEAAAFINKVIETEIMRAPEQYLWMHRRFKTRPLGEASLYI; translated from the coding sequence ATTTTGTCTCAATCCAAATTTCAACGCGCGTTTTTACACCCGCGTTACTGGTTTACATGGTTTGGTCTTGGCGTTCTCTGGCTGCTGGTACAGCTCCCCTACCCTGTGCTGCGTATGCTGGGGTCGAAACTGGGCAGCGCATCCCGCTATTTCCTGAAGCGTCGCGAATCTATCGCGCGTAAAAACATCGAGCTTTGCTTTCCTCAGTACAATGCTGAAGAGCGCGAAAAACTGATCTCTGAAAACTTTAAATCCATCGGCATGGCGCTGCTTGAAACCGGCATGGCCTGGTTCTGGCCGGATGAACGCGTCCGCAAATGGTTTGATGTAGAAGGACTGGACAACCTTAAACGCGCTCAGCTGCAAAAACGCGGCGTGATGGTTGTTGGCGTGCACTTTATGTCCCTGGAGCTTGGCGGGCGCGTGATGGGCCTTTGTCAGCCAATGATGGCAACCTACAGACCGCACAACAGTGCACTGATGGAGTGGGTTCAGACGCGAGGCCGCATGCGCTCCAATAAAGCGATGATCAGCCGTAACAACCTGCGCGGTATGGTTGGCGCCCTGAAGAAAGGTGAGGCCGTCTGGTTCGCTCCTGACCAGGATTACGGACGCAAAGGCAGCAGCTTTGCCCCCTTCTTTGCCGTGAAGGATGTAGCGACGACCAACGGGACTTTCGTCATTTCGCGTTTGTCAGGTGCCTCCATGCTGACCGTGACGATGGTGAGAAAAGCGGATAAGTCAGGCTACCGTCTGCACATCTCTCCGGAAATGGCTAACTATCCGGAAAACGAGTGTGAAGCGGCAGCGTTTATCAATAAGGTCATCGAAACTGAAATCATGCGCGCACCGGAGCAATACCTCTGGATGCATCGCCGTTTCAAAACGCGTCCTCTTGGCGAAGCCTCCCTCTATATTTAA
- the tssB gene encoding type VI secretion system contractile sheath small subunit, translating into MADSFQNEVPKARINLKLDLHTGGASKKMELPLKLLVAGDFSNGQDTAPIFEREKVNITKNNFDSVLSEYSPKVNLTVKNTLADDGGEDNIQLTFQSMKDFTPEQVAAQIPQLKAMLAMRNLLRDLKANLLDNQTFRKELEKIVLDQSLSAELRNELSALASKKS; encoded by the coding sequence ATGGCTGACAGTTTTCAGAATGAAGTGCCTAAGGCACGTATTAACCTAAAGCTTGACCTGCATACTGGCGGAGCAAGCAAGAAAATGGAATTACCATTGAAATTGCTTGTTGCGGGTGATTTTAGTAATGGGCAGGACACAGCGCCAATATTTGAGCGCGAAAAGGTTAATATCACGAAGAACAATTTTGATAGCGTTCTTTCCGAATATTCCCCAAAAGTTAATCTGACCGTTAAAAATACGCTGGCTGATGATGGCGGTGAGGACAACATTCAGCTGACTTTCCAGAGCATGAAAGATTTCACGCCAGAGCAGGTGGCAGCTCAGATACCGCAACTGAAGGCGATGCTGGCGATGCGCAACTTGCTCCGTGATTTGAAAGCCAACCTTTTGGACAACCAGACTTTCCGAAAAGAGCTGGAAAAAATCGTTCTTGACCAGTCGCTTAGCGCTGAGTTGCGAAATGAATTATCCGCACTGGCGTCAAAAAAATCGTAA
- the tssC gene encoding type VI secretion system contractile sheath large subunit: MLMSVQNNITGGESVVLERPAAGGVYASLFEKINLSPVSELSALDIWQDAQAMSDATADERLTAGMQVFLECLTKAGSKVEKLDKSLIDHHIAELDFQISRQLDAVMHHDEFQAVESLWRGVKSLVDKTDFRQNVKIELLSMSKEDLRQDFEDCPEVIQSGLYKHTYIDEYDTPGGEPIAALISAYEFDASAQDVALLRNISKVSAAAHMPFIGSAGPKFFLKESMEDVAAIKDIGNYFDRAEYIKWKSFRDTDDARYIGLVMPRVLGRLPYGPDTVPVRSFNYVEEVKGPDHDKYLWTNASFAFASNMVRSFINNGWCVQIRGPQAGGAVQDLPIHLYDLGTGNQVKIPSEVMIPETREFEFANLGFIPLSYYKNRDYACFFSANSTQKPALYDTADATANSRINARLPYIFLLSRIAHYLKLIQRENIGTTKDRRLLELELNTWVRSLVTEMTDPGDELQASHPLRDAKVVVEDIEDNPGFFRVKLYAIPHFQVEGMDVNLSLVSQMPKAKA, from the coding sequence ATGCTCATGTCTGTACAAAATAATATTACTGGCGGTGAAAGCGTGGTGCTGGAGCGCCCAGCAGCGGGTGGGGTTTACGCTTCCCTGTTTGAGAAAATCAATCTGAGCCCGGTCTCTGAGCTGAGCGCGCTGGATATCTGGCAAGATGCGCAGGCGATGTCGGATGCCACCGCCGATGAACGTCTGACTGCAGGTATGCAGGTCTTTCTGGAGTGTCTGACCAAAGCAGGCTCGAAAGTCGAAAAACTGGATAAAAGCCTGATTGATCACCATATCGCTGAGCTTGATTTTCAGATCAGCCGCCAGTTGGACGCTGTAATGCACCATGATGAATTTCAGGCGGTTGAGAGCCTGTGGCGTGGGGTGAAGTCGCTGGTGGATAAAACCGATTTTCGCCAGAACGTGAAAATTGAGCTTCTGAGTATGTCTAAAGAAGACCTGCGCCAGGACTTTGAAGACTGTCCGGAGGTGATCCAGAGTGGTCTGTATAAACACACCTACATCGACGAATATGATACCCCGGGCGGCGAGCCGATTGCGGCGCTGATTTCCGCTTACGAGTTCGACGCTTCAGCGCAGGATGTCGCTCTGCTGCGCAATATCTCTAAAGTCTCTGCTGCGGCACATATGCCGTTTATTGGCTCGGCAGGCCCGAAATTCTTCCTCAAGGAGTCAATGGAAGACGTTGCGGCGATTAAAGATATTGGTAACTATTTCGACCGCGCCGAGTACATCAAGTGGAAATCGTTCCGTGATACCGACGACGCGCGCTACATCGGTCTGGTGATGCCCCGCGTACTGGGACGTTTGCCGTATGGCCCGGATACCGTTCCGGTTCGCAGCTTCAATTATGTCGAAGAGGTCAAAGGTCCGGATCACGACAAATACCTATGGACCAACGCATCGTTTGCTTTTGCGTCCAACATGGTGCGCAGCTTTATCAATAATGGCTGGTGTGTACAGATCCGTGGGCCACAGGCTGGTGGTGCGGTTCAGGACCTGCCTATCCATCTGTACGATCTCGGTACTGGCAATCAGGTAAAAATCCCGAGCGAAGTGATGATTCCTGAAACCCGTGAATTCGAATTCGCGAATCTGGGCTTCATTCCTTTGTCCTATTACAAAAACCGCGACTACGCCTGCTTCTTCTCGGCTAACTCCACACAGAAACCGGCGCTGTATGACACCGCAGATGCAACGGCGAACAGCCGCATCAATGCGCGTCTTCCGTACATCTTCCTGCTGTCGCGTATCGCCCACTACCTGAAGCTGATTCAGCGCGAAAACATTGGCACCACTAAGGATCGCCGACTTCTGGAGCTGGAGCTGAACACCTGGGTCCGCAGTCTGGTGACCGAAATGACCGATCCGGGCGATGAACTGCAGGCGTCTCATCCACTGCGTGATGCGAAAGTGGTGGTGGAAGATATTGAGGATAACCCGGGCTTCTTCCGCGTGAAATTGTATGCGATTCCGCACTTCCAGGTGGAAGGTATGGACGTCAACCTGTCGCTGGTTTCCCAGATGCCGAAAGCAAAAGCGTAA
- the glk gene encoding glucokinase produces MTKYALVGDVGGTNARLALCDVSSGEISRAKTYSGLDYPSLEAVVRVYLEEHQVSVEDGCIAIACPITGDWVAMTNHTWAFSIAEMKKNLGFAHLEIINDFTAVSMAIPMLKPEHLIQFGGAEPVEGKPIAVYGAGTGLGVSHLVHVAQRWVSLPGEGGHVDFAPNSEEEGIILEELRAEIGHVSAERVLSGPGLVNLYRAIVKSDGRLPENLQPKDVTERALADSCIDCRRALSLFCVIMGRFGGNLALTLGTFGGVYIAGGIVPRFLDFFKASGFRGGFEDKGRFRSYVQDIPVYLIVHDNPGLLGSGAHLRQVLGQIL; encoded by the coding sequence ATGACAAAGTATGCTTTGGTAGGCGATGTGGGCGGCACGAACGCGCGTCTCGCATTATGCGATGTAAGTAGCGGTGAAATTTCTCGGGCGAAGACCTACTCAGGGCTGGATTACCCAAGCCTTGAGGCCGTTGTTCGCGTCTATCTGGAAGAGCATCAGGTGAGCGTCGAAGACGGCTGCATCGCCATTGCCTGCCCGATAACCGGCGACTGGGTCGCAATGACCAACCATACCTGGGCATTCTCCATCGCAGAGATGAAAAAGAATCTCGGTTTTGCGCATCTGGAAATCATCAATGACTTCACCGCGGTGTCCATGGCGATCCCGATGCTGAAGCCGGAGCACCTGATTCAGTTTGGCGGCGCTGAACCGGTCGAAGGCAAGCCGATTGCGGTTTACGGCGCCGGTACCGGCCTGGGCGTGTCGCACCTGGTGCATGTTGCTCAGCGCTGGGTGAGCCTGCCGGGTGAAGGCGGCCATGTGGACTTTGCGCCAAACAGCGAAGAAGAGGGCATTATCCTCGAAGAGTTACGCGCGGAGATCGGCCACGTTTCCGCCGAGCGCGTCCTGTCAGGGCCGGGGCTGGTGAACCTGTATCGTGCGATTGTGAAATCGGACGGTCGTCTGCCGGAAAACCTGCAGCCGAAAGACGTCACTGAACGCGCGCTGGCGGACAGCTGCATCGACTGCCGTCGCGCTCTTTCGCTGTTCTGCGTTATTATGGGACGGTTCGGCGGCAACCTGGCGCTAACGCTGGGCACCTTTGGCGGGGTCTATATTGCGGGCGGGATCGTGCCGCGCTTCCTCGACTTCTTTAAAGCCTCCGGTTTCCGCGGCGGGTTTGAAGATAAAGGGCGTTTCAGAAGCTACGTACAGGACATTCCCGTTTATCTCATCGTGCATGATAACCCAGGCCTGCTGGGTTCGGGTGCCCATCTGCGTCAGGTTCTCGGTCAAATTCTCTGA
- the alaC gene encoding alanine transaminase, with protein MAEFSPERRFTRIDRLPPYVFNITAELKMAARRRGEDIIDFSMGNPDGPTPPHIVEKLCTVAQRPDTHGYSTSRGIPRLRRAISRWYQDRYQVDIDPESEAIVTIGSKEGLAHLMLATLDHGDTVLVPNPSYPIHIYGAVIAGAQVRSVPLVEGVDFFNELERAIRESYPKPKMMILGFPSNPTAQCVELDFFEKVVALAKRYDVLVVHDLAYADIVYDGWKAPSIMQVPGARDVAVEFFTLSKSYNMAGWRIGFMVGNKTLVSALARIKSYHDYGTFTPLQVAAIAALEGDQQCVHDIAAQYKRRRDVLVKGLHEAGWMVEMPKASMYVWAKIPEPYAAMGSLEFAKKLLQDAKVCVSPGIGFGDYGDTHVRFALIENSDRIRQAVRGIKSMFRTDGLLSAKSVAENPVSS; from the coding sequence ATGGCTGAATTCAGTCCTGAACGCCGTTTTACACGTATCGATCGTCTCCCCCCTTATGTTTTCAATATCACTGCTGAACTGAAGATGGCTGCGCGTCGGCGCGGCGAAGATATTATCGATTTCAGCATGGGTAACCCTGACGGCCCAACGCCACCGCATATCGTTGAAAAGCTCTGCACGGTTGCCCAGCGCCCGGATACGCACGGCTACTCAACCTCGCGCGGTATTCCCAGGTTACGTCGCGCGATCTCGCGCTGGTATCAGGATCGTTATCAGGTTGATATCGATCCTGAAAGTGAGGCGATTGTCACCATCGGCTCGAAAGAAGGGTTGGCACATCTCATGCTGGCCACGCTGGATCACGGTGATACGGTGCTGGTACCCAATCCTAGTTACCCAATCCATATCTACGGCGCGGTGATTGCCGGGGCGCAGGTGCGCTCTGTTCCGCTAGTGGAAGGTGTCGATTTCTTTAATGAACTGGAACGTGCCATTCGCGAAAGCTACCCGAAACCCAAGATGATGATCCTCGGTTTCCCGTCGAACCCAACGGCGCAGTGCGTGGAGCTTGATTTCTTCGAGAAAGTTGTCGCTCTGGCCAAGCGTTATGACGTGCTGGTGGTTCATGATTTAGCCTACGCCGATATCGTCTATGACGGCTGGAAAGCCCCGTCGATAATGCAGGTTCCGGGCGCACGTGACGTGGCGGTGGAGTTCTTTACCCTGTCGAAAAGCTACAACATGGCGGGCTGGCGTATTGGCTTTATGGTGGGTAACAAAACGCTGGTAAGTGCACTGGCGCGCATCAAGAGTTACCACGATTACGGTACCTTCACGCCGCTGCAGGTTGCCGCTATTGCCGCTCTGGAGGGCGATCAGCAGTGCGTTCACGACATTGCTGCTCAGTATAAACGTCGCCGCGACGTACTCGTAAAAGGGTTACATGAGGCTGGCTGGATGGTGGAGATGCCGAAAGCGTCCATGTACGTCTGGGCGAAAATTCCGGAACCGTACGCAGCGATGGGTTCGCTGGAGTTTGCTAAAAAGCTGCTGCAGGACGCGAAGGTGTGTGTGTCCCCGGGCATCGGCTTTGGTGATTATGGCGACACCCACGTGCGCTTTGCTTTAATCGAAAACAGCGACCGTATTCGTCAGGCGGTGAGGGGCATCAAGAGTATGTTCCGGACCGATGGCCTGCTCTCAGCAAAGAGCGTTGCTGAAAACCCCGTGTCCTCATGA
- the tssK gene encoding type VI secretion system baseplate subunit TssK — MKTEQPLWGRGIMVSPQHFQQQVAYAAWSAECIARLGLISPWGVIDATFEPESLKLGRLQARHLHVRFQDGTLIDTDNADSLPPVLSLESESQEVTVMLALPLLRANGGNCLKPDEVAERPVRYRQRWRDVRNAYGEDTRQIAVMQPELTLRFAHQNNSDYLTCPVARLEQDSQGAWQLDETFLPPLLTIQGSRWLVTQLEQLMTQLRARLCRLMAMRRESNERMADFAVADVSLFWLLNALNSAEPVLDQFQRNLQSPPERLYPELSRLAGSLLTFSLEHQVNAIPVWHHEQLNAVFPPLFDLLSDLLEASLPSRVVALTLDYDPRLHFWQARLHDPRLREGADYYLSVRSPIPVAQLQEQFPRQCKVGSPDHVRGIVNSSRVGVPLMPLRHVPAAIPLRLENQYFSLDLSHPLAAEMLQSGTCMFYVPGMLGEPELELFAVLRT, encoded by the coding sequence ATGAAAACGGAACAACCGTTATGGGGTAGGGGCATTATGGTCTCTCCCCAGCATTTTCAGCAACAGGTCGCGTATGCGGCCTGGTCTGCCGAATGTATTGCCCGGCTGGGACTCATCTCACCCTGGGGGGTCATTGACGCCACTTTCGAACCGGAATCTCTCAAGCTTGGACGTCTCCAGGCCCGTCATCTGCATGTCCGTTTTCAGGACGGAACGCTGATTGATACAGACAATGCAGATTCTCTGCCGCCTGTGTTGTCGCTTGAAAGTGAATCGCAGGAGGTGACGGTGATGCTGGCGCTTCCGCTACTGCGGGCGAATGGCGGTAACTGCCTTAAACCCGATGAAGTGGCCGAGCGCCCGGTGCGATATCGTCAGCGCTGGCGAGATGTACGCAATGCGTATGGAGAAGACACCCGTCAGATTGCGGTAATGCAGCCGGAACTGACCCTGCGTTTTGCGCATCAGAACAACAGCGATTACCTGACTTGTCCAGTCGCCCGGCTGGAGCAAGATTCGCAGGGTGCATGGCAATTAGATGAGACGTTTCTTCCTCCGCTGTTGACCATTCAAGGCAGCCGCTGGCTGGTGACGCAACTGGAACAGTTGATGACCCAACTGCGGGCTCGTCTCTGTCGTTTGATGGCAATGCGGCGCGAAAGCAATGAGCGTATGGCTGACTTTGCCGTGGCTGATGTCTCTCTGTTCTGGCTGCTCAACGCCCTGAATAGCGCTGAGCCCGTACTGGATCAGTTCCAGCGTAATCTGCAAAGCCCGCCGGAACGTCTGTATCCGGAGCTTTCTCGCCTGGCGGGGAGCTTGCTGACATTTTCTCTGGAGCACCAGGTGAACGCTATTCCGGTCTGGCATCATGAGCAACTCAACGCGGTATTTCCGCCGTTGTTTGATTTACTTAGCGATCTGCTTGAAGCCAGTCTGCCGTCCCGCGTGGTGGCTCTGACGCTCGACTATGACCCACGACTGCACTTCTGGCAGGCTCGCCTGCATGACCCGCGTCTGCGCGAAGGAGCGGATTACTATCTTTCTGTACGGTCGCCGATACCGGTGGCGCAGTTGCAGGAACAGTTCCCGCGCCAGTGTAAGGTCGGCAGTCCTGACCATGTGCGTGGGATCGTCAACTCATCCCGCGTGGGTGTACCGCTGATGCCGCTGCGTCATGTGCCAGCCGCCATTCCGCTGCGCCTGGAAAATCAGTATTTCAGTCTCGACCTCTCGCATCCTTTGGCAGCCGAAATGCTCCAGAGCGGGACATGCATGTTTTACGTCCCGG
- the ypdK gene encoding membrane protein YpdK — translation MKYFFMGISVIVLVWAGTFALMI, via the coding sequence GTGAAATATTTCTTTATGGGCATTTCGGTGATCGTTTTAGTCTGGGCCGGAACCTTTGCCCTGATGATCTAG
- a CDS encoding ion channel protein: protein MLHPRARTMLLLAIPALIIGVASSLVLIVVMKIASVLQTLLWTALPAKLGVTADSSAWIILMLTLTGIAVGLAIRFSPGHAGPDPALEPLIGAPVPPSALPGLIVALIVGLAGGVSLGPEHPIMAVNIGLAVFLGARILPRVGALDWTILASAGTIGALFGTPVAAALIFSQTLASDNDVPLWDKLFAPLMAAAAGALTTSLFFHPHFSLSLPHYGEMRIADIFSGAIVVAIAIALGMVAVWCLPRLHRLVHKLKHPVLILGTGGLILGVLGAIGGTVTLFKGLDEMQQLAFSQVFSVSDYLLFAVIKLAALVVAAACGFRGGRIFPAVFVGVALGLMLHEHVDAVPAAITVSCSILGLVLVVTRDAWLSLFMAAVVVPDSTLFPLLCIVMLPAWLLLAGKPMMMAWRNDK, encoded by the coding sequence ATGCTCCACCCGCGAGCCAGAACCATGCTGTTGCTGGCAATTCCGGCGCTGATCATTGGCGTGGCCTCAAGCCTGGTCCTTATCGTCGTGATGAAAATCGCGTCGGTGCTGCAAACTCTCTTATGGACAGCGCTTCCGGCAAAACTGGGGGTCACCGCGGATTCTTCGGCGTGGATCATCCTGATGCTGACGTTAACCGGTATTGCGGTGGGTCTGGCGATCCGTTTCAGTCCCGGCCACGCCGGACCGGACCCGGCGCTGGAACCTCTTATTGGCGCCCCGGTTCCCCCCTCTGCACTGCCGGGGCTGATCGTCGCGTTGATCGTGGGCCTGGCGGGCGGCGTCAGCCTGGGTCCCGAGCATCCGATTATGGCGGTGAATATTGGCCTGGCGGTGTTCCTCGGCGCACGCATTCTGCCTCGCGTCGGCGCGCTGGACTGGACCATCCTCGCCTCCGCAGGCACCATCGGGGCGCTTTTTGGCACGCCTGTCGCTGCTGCCCTGATCTTTTCTCAGACGTTGGCCAGTGATAACGACGTCCCGCTCTGGGATAAACTGTTCGCTCCACTGATGGCCGCGGCTGCCGGCGCGCTGACGACAAGCCTGTTTTTCCATCCCCATTTTTCCCTCTCTCTGCCGCACTACGGAGAGATGCGGATTGCAGATATATTCAGCGGCGCCATCGTCGTCGCGATCGCCATCGCGCTGGGCATGGTGGCGGTATGGTGTCTTCCGCGCCTGCACCGGCTGGTGCATAAACTCAAACATCCGGTATTGATTCTGGGAACAGGGGGGTTAATCCTCGGTGTTTTAGGCGCAATTGGCGGAACGGTGACCCTGTTCAAAGGTCTGGACGAGATGCAGCAGCTGGCCTTCAGCCAAGTATTTAGCGTGTCCGATTACCTGTTGTTTGCCGTCATCAAGCTGGCGGCGCTTGTCGTTGCTGCAGCGTGCGGTTTCCGCGGCGGGCGTATCTTCCCGGCGGTGTTTGTCGGCGTGGCGCTGGGGCTGATGCTGCACGAGCATGTCGACGCGGTTCCGGCGGCGATTACCGTATCCTGCTCTATTCTGGGGCTGGTACTGGTGGTGACGCGCGATGCATGGCTGAGCCTGTTTATGGCGGCGGTGGTGGTGCCGGATTCGACGCTGTTCCCGCTGCTCTGCATCGTGATGTTGCCCGCCTGGCTCCTGCTGGCGGGCAAACCGATGATGATGGCCTGGCGAAACGACAAATAA